The genome window TCAGCCCGCTCGGCCGACTCTGATAAGATTAAGGGTTTAATCATCGGAGCTGACGACTATGTCTCTAAGCCTTTTAACCCCCTTGAAGTAATGGCGCGGGTTAAATCGTTGATTCGGCGGGCCAAAAATCAAATTACCGACGATCATCCTGATGTCGTTGATATTGGCTCTTTAATCATTAATTATGATTCTCACACTGTGAAAACTCCCGAAGGAAAATCAATTTCACTAACCGCAATGGAATTCGAAATTTTATATCTTTTAGCAACAAATTTGAATCGAGTATTCTCAGCAGACGAAATTTTTAAACGAGTTTGGAAAGAAGATACCGTCCTCTCCCCTAAAACAGTCATGGTTCACGTTTCACATTTACGCGACAAGATTGAAGCTCAGACCGGGGAGAATAAAATCATTGAAACTGTCTGGGGTGTCGGATATAAAATTTCCGGTTAAAAAAGGTTGTGTTATTGACAGATATAGTATACAATAGGTAACCGTAGCAACGATTAGTTGTAAGAAAAGTTCTATGATAAATTTTTCAAAGAAAATGAAATGATTTATCGATAATAGGATAAAAATTCTTCATAGATAAAAGCTACACTGTAACACTGTAGCAAGGATTAGCTATTTCTTGGCTAACTACTACATGAATTTTTCATAATTTCTCCCCTAATGAAGATCGGTACAATCGTCGTGCCGATCTTTTGTTATCTCTAAGTATCGAAAACGCTTTCGGTGATTTCCCGGGAAATACTTTTTAATCTTACTCAAAAAAATCGCGCTGATTAAATTAAGCGCGATTTTTTTGAATAATATTTCCTGGGAAATAAAAAACCTTGGCTAATTTTGCCAAGGAAATATATTAAGGGGTTGTATCAACTAAAGTGAAAATTATCTGGCCTTGATAGGTGCCTTCTGCCGGAATTGAACTTGCAGGTGCTTTAAACATTAAATTCCAATCTTTAGTCCACTCATCTTGAAAACCAACTCCCACACTGGTCCCTGTATAAACGTTAGTTGCTGTTGCTGATAATTGATAAACTCCAACATCACTTTTAATATAAAGTGGATTACCTGAAACCTTTTTGGTTGGATCATCCGATTTAGTTAGATCGCTGGCGCTGACGTTTATTTGCCACTGCTTACCATCTCTTAAATTACGACTATCGGTAATATCAAGACTTTGTAATTCACTTTGAAATTCTTTATTGTTGACAGGTGATTTATGAGTTCCCAAATCAACTTGAGGAGAAACTGTAAAACCAAGCTTTCCAACTTGATACCAGACGTAGGTTGTCGGTTGAGTGCGCGTAAGTTGACTATCTTTAATAATATCCTCTGCCGTTTTTGTAGCACCGTTTGGCCCATGATCAGATCCCGTTCCCACTTCTTGCCATAAAGAATCTGTTGCATAGTAATTACCTGTTGGATTCAATGGATCATATATTTTCGTCCCTAAAATTGGATTTTTTATGCCAATGCTTTGATATAACGTCGAACTTGGAAATTTAGCATTTGGACCAAGGACAATCTTCCAAAGATTCGGGGTATCTTTAAAAGAGTTCATCATCAATGACAAAGGTGTGTTCCCGTTCCCTTGGACTGCATTTAATTTAGAAGTATCGAAAGTACTTAAATCAAGGGTAGCTAACGAAGTACAGCCATTAAACATATCTTTCATGTTACCATACGTCATTGCAGAAATAATACTACCTAAACTACTTGTATCCCAGCCATTTAGATCAAGACTTAAAAGCGAAGCACAATTTTGAAACATGGAAGTAGTTTGAATCACCTTAGAAGTATCGAAATCGCTAACGTCAAGATTAGAAAGTGACCTACAACCACTAAACATGTAACTCATATCAGTCACGTTTGAGGTCTTAAGATTACTAATGTTTAGGTTAGTTAACGAAGA of Xylocopilactobacillus apicola contains these proteins:
- a CDS encoding response regulator transcription factor — encoded protein: MSEKNEKQTLIIVDDDPEILELLEIYAKREGYRTIPVTNGAQAVDKVKTHPEASLMILDMMLPELDGTEVIRKIRKDSNIPILVVSARSADSDKIKGLIIGADDYVSKPFNPLEVMARVKSLIRRAKNQITDDHPDVVDIGSLIINYDSHTVKTPEGKSISLTAMEFEILYLLATNLNRVFSADEIFKRVWKEDTVLSPKTVMVHVSHLRDKIEAQTGENKIIETVWGVGYKISG